CTCCCCATCAAGAGACAAACCACCGCCTGGTACAATACCATGCACATGTGGATGATGAGTCATCGCAGATCCCCATGTATGTAGGACAAAAGTAACCCCTAATTTAGCGCCGAGTCGCTTTTCATCAGCGCCTATCGTTAGAAGCGTTTGTGCAGCAGTTTTCAGTAATAAACCATACATTATCGACTTGTTGTAGTAGGCTATGTCTGCGATTTCTTTTGGTAAGGTAAAAACCAAATGATAATAATCGACAGGTAGTAGTTGCGCTTGTCTCGCTTCAAGCCATCTTTTTGCTGAGCTTGCTTGGCATTTTGGGCAATGTCTATTACGACATGAGTTATAAGAAATATGCGTCTTATGACATGATTGGCAATAAAGTTGATGGCCACCTAACACCTCTGTTCGACAATTTTCAATGGCTGACATGATTTTCAATTGACTGAGGTTAATATGTCCTTGATTGTGTTCACGCCATTGTTGACCATGATGTCGAAATATATCAGATATTTCTAATTGAGGACGAGTCATGGTGAATACTCACGACTTGTCCTTATCTTTTGTCTTATCCTTGTTTTCTAAAGCATCAAGTGGACTGATAACTTCGCGTAATAAGCTTGTTGCGACCTGAGCATATAAAGCCGTGGTACCTAATTTAGCATGCCCAAGCAATACCTGTATGACACGTATATCAACATGCGCTTCAAGTAAATGTGTCGCAAAGCTGTGACGTCAGGTATGCATCGATACCCTTTTATTAATACCAGCATTATTGGCTGTAGCTGTACAAACTCTAGAAAGCTGACGACTCGTCATATGATTAATTGGATTAAGTCCTGGGAACAACCAACCTTCACGGTGCATTTGCCCATGTTTATTAGCAAACAACCACCATTGTCGTAAATGCGCGAGTAGCGCAGGAGATAACATAGCGTATCTATCTCGGCTTCCTTTACCTTGTTCAACGCGAAGCACCATACGCTCACTGTCTATATCTGAGACTTTAAGCGAAACAACTTCGCTAACGCGAAGCCCCGCACCATAAGCAACAGAAAATGCAGCATGGTATTTGGGGTGAGCAGCGCTTGCAAGAAACAGCTTTATCTCTTCTAGACTTAAAATAATAGGTAACTTACGTGCGACCGAAACAGTGGTTAATTTGGTGAGTAGCTGTGGTTTATCTAACGTAACATTATATAAAAACCTTAAACCAGAAAGGGTGCTATTAATCGTTGGTCCTGTTGCGCCGTCTTTAACTAAAAACAATTGGAACTCGCGTAAATTGTCACGGGTAGCATGTTCAGGTGAATGTTTGTGTTTTCACAAAAACGATTTAGTGCTCGGACATAATCTATTTGTGTTTTAGCTGTAAGATTACGGATAACCATGTCTTCAGTGAAACGTTGGCTCAGCTCAGGATTAAAATAAGTAGAAAAAATCATGTTAAAACCCCTCGTTAATTGAGACGAAATGCCTCAATACTAAGAGTAGAAAAGAATATGAAAATTAGAAGGTAATACAGAGCTAGCCAAGTACGCCATTACCGCGGAGCGGTTTAGTTCTTTGGCTAATATTTGTCGTAATGGGCAGCTAATGCCGAATGTCCACTTTGTCGACTTACCATCCTCAAACTCTCAAATCAGCTTTATAAAGTGTTAACAATTAAACCTGATCATATTTGATCAATTTATTAGCGACTAGCTTTTTTAAGTGTGAATCATTGTTAAACCTGACACAAACATCCATAAAGAAAGCCTCGATTATCGAGGCTTTCTTAGAAATATAGAACTAAATTAAACTGAAAAAAAATTATTCAATATTTGCTATCTGCTCTCGCATTTGTTCAATTAATACTTTTAACTCAACTGCACTAGCAGTAATGTCGGTATTAATCGATTTTGAGCCAAGGGTATTCGCTTCACGATTAAATTCTTGCATCATGAAGTCTAAACGACGGCCTTGAGCGCCACCCTTCTCTAATATTTTTTTAGTTTCGCCAACATGACTATTTAAGCGGTCAAGTTCTTCGGCAACATCCATTTTTTGAGCAAGTAAAACTAACTCTTGTTCAACGCGCCCTGAATCGAGATCAATCTTCGCATCAGTAAATTTTTCAATAATACGATTACGCTGCCAAGCAATAATTTCAGGCATAAAGTTTTGTACTTTATTAGCTTCTGTGGTTATTGCATCTAAACGTTGAGCTATCATACCTTTAAGGTTTTCACCTTCACTAGCACGTGCGGCAATAAAATCTTTAAGGGCTTGATCAAAAGCGGCAAGTAATTCAGCCTGAATAGCAGACATATCAGATTCAGGGGCTTCCATAACGCCTGGCCAACGCATTACTTCAAATGGGTTTACTTGGCTGTTAAGTGTTTGCTCATTAATCCAATTGGCATGTTGTAAAAGTTGTAGCGCAAGGTTTTCATTTAATGCTAATTCACTTTTATTAGCTACATTGGCATTAAAACGTAAATTACATTCAACTTTACCGCGATTAAGTTGTTTACGAAAACGTTCGCGTAACACAGGTTCTATACCGCGAAACTGTTCAGGTAAACGAAAATAGGTTTCTAAAAAGCGTTGATTAACTGAGCGAATTTCCCAAACGGCGTTTCCCCAATCACCTTTAACTTCTACACGAGAGAAAGCAGTCATGCTGTAAATCATAGTTAACCCTTGTTCATATTGTTACAAATAAAGGTAAATTATGCCTGAGCTTGTTTAATCTAGCTAGAGCTTCACTTAGTTAAGCTTATTATTAAAATCACAATAATACCAATCTCACTAGCTATCTGATCATTTCTACTTGCTAAAATCACCAACTACATCGTTATTTATTTAATAATTAGAACAACTAGTTATTGAAATAAATGCCTTGTATTAGGCAATTTTTTCTACGTATAAAATTGTTCACCTAATTAATGAAACTGGTATAAGCTAAAGCCAACTAAAACAACTTTGATTTCAATAAATTACGACACTACAGCAAGTGATTGTAATATCGCTTGTTTTCAGAAGATATAATGTTGCATTCTGCATAATGTAACCTTATATCTATATTTATTATAAAAATTATATATATGTTATCTTTGTTATAACTTTAATTTTGATGATAATGATAATATCAATTAGTGTTTATTACTTAACCTCGACTCTATTTTGTAATTTTCCAAGTCAAATAGAGGTTACTTCTTTAGCCGTAAACTAATCATTAAGAGGACTCTATGCTAGAACCTATACAACAAAATGTACGCGACTTAGGTACCCTATTAGGTAAAACTATTGCTGTAGATCAAGGTCAGCAATGGCTACAAAGAATAGAAACTGTGCGTTTAGAAGGCAGAGAAATAGCTGCTGGCGATGTTGCTGCTATCGCTGCATTACAAGAGAAATTTGCTAATAGTGGTGAGAAAGAGCTGCTTATTTATGCTAGAGCTTTCAGTCAATTTTTAAATTTATTAAATGTAGCCGAACAGCAATACACTACAAGTGAAGAAGGTTTGAGTGAATTAGATCTTGCTCATCCACTTGAAGACCTTGAAAATCATATTACTAAAGTTAGCCCTGATGTAATCACAGCGGCACTGAAAAAATTAAAAATTGAGCTAGTACTAACGGCACATCCTACAGAAATTAACCGTAGAACCTTTATTCACAAATACAATCAAATCGGCCAAGCGTTAAATACGCCCGATAATGCATTATCTCCTCGCATTGAAGAGTTAATTGAACAAGCTTGGCACACTGATGAAATTAGACAACAACGCCCAAGTCCACTCGATGAATCCCGCTGGGGCTTAAATAATATTTCAGACAATTTTTGGTATGCTATTCCTCATTTTATGAGAGAGCTAGATGATTTTTCTTATAAAGTCACTGGCCAGCGTTTACCTGAAGAATATACACCGATCACTATGGCTAGTTGGATGGCAGGTGATCGTGACGGCAACCCTTTCGTTACCGCAAATTTAAGTAAAGAAGCCTTAATTAATGCTAGGTTAATGGCATGTACGTTATATTTACGCGATTTTGAAGCGCTCTATTTAGAGCTTTCCATGTCAAAAGCAACGACAGAATTAACGCAAGCAGATACCAATTCACGTGGTCCTTACCGACAACAAATAGTACCTGTAATTCAACTGTTAAAAACCTCTATTGAACAGTTGAAAGAGGGCTATACAGAAAGCGTATTATCAAACTCTGATCAATTACGCCAGCCATTACAAGCATGTCGTAATAGCTTACTAGCAGTAGGGCTAACCAATGTCGCCAATTCGTTAATACTTGATTTAATTCGTAAGGTAAATAGCTTTGGTATTTCGTTAGTTAAACTCGATATTAGACAACATAGTGAACGGCACGACAGTGCATTAGCTGAGGTAACAGAATTATTAAACCTTGGCAGTTACACCGACTGGGACGAAACCAAACGACGTGAGTTTTTACTCGCCGAACTTAAAAATCCACGCCCTTTATTACCAAAACATAATTGGACCGCAGACACACAAGAGGTATTTGATACTTATGCATTAATTGCCGAACAACCTGCAGAACTTTTTGGTATTTATATTATTTCAATGGCGAGTCAAGCTAGTGATGTTTTAGCGGTTAAATTATTACTTAAATCCTTAGGTGTACAATGGAATATGCCAATAGCGCCATTATTCGAAACACTTGATGATTTAGATAACGCACCACAAGTCATGGCAGAGCTATTAAGTATTGAAAGCTATCATAATACTTGTGATGGGCAACATAACGTAATGATTGGTTATAGTGATTCATCTAAAGATGCAGGCGTGCTTGCTGCAACTTGGGGTCAATATAAATGCCAAGAAAAACTCGTTGAGGTGTTTTTTGAGAAAAACATCGAGCTAAAATTATTTCATGGTCGCGGTGGTACAATTGGTCGTGGTGGTGGTCCAGCTCATGCAGCAATCGCATCACAACCTCCAGGTACATTAGATGGTGGATTACGTGTAACCGAGCAAGGCGAAACTATCAGACATAAATTTGGTACGCCAAACTTAGCTAACCGTAGTTTACATTTATACGCGTCAGCCATTTTAGAATGTTTAATTAATCCACCGCCAGTGCCAACACAAGCATGGCGAGATATTATGGAGACAATGTCTGAGACAAGCTGCCAAGCTTATCGTAAATATGTACAAGGTAATGACGACTTTGTTAAGTACTTCCGTCAAGCGACACCAGAGCAGGAGCTGTCGTCTTTACCGTTAGGGTCACGTCCAAGTAAACGTAAGTCAGATGGCGGAATTGAATCGTTGCGTGCTATCCCTTGGATTTTTGCTTGGAGTCAAAACCGCTTAGTTATTCCTAGCTGGCTTGGTTTAGGAACTGCGATTAAAGAGGCTTATCAAGACAACGAAGCTCTCATTAAAGAAATGTTACAACAATGGCCTTACTTCAACTCTCGTATTTCATTAACTGAAATGGTCTACTTTAAATCAGACAGTAAAATGTCTGCCTTATACGACAATTCTTTGGTCGATAATTCACTTAAATCTATGGGTGATGAATTACGTGAGCAACTTGTACAAGACAAGCGAACCGTCTTGGCTATATTGGGACAAAATGAAGCCTTAGAAAATGACCCTTGGAACAAGAACTCTTTTGAGCTTCGTCGTCCTTACTTAGCACCTTTGCACCTTTTACAAATTGAAGCCCTTAAGCGCTTAAGAGCACAACCTGAAAATACAGAAAACGAAAAAGTATTAATGGTGAGCATGGCGGGTATTGCTACAGGAATGCGTAATACAGGTTAAATTAAAATAGTTGCTTATTGGTAACCTATATTTTATCAAAAAGGGCATAGTGTTCACTATGCCCTTCTTTCAAAAAATTATAGATAATAATTAAGCTTAGCTTAATTAAGTTAAGTTAAGTTAAAGATTACAATAACAGCCCTTGGCATTATTCATAATTAAATTAGCATTAAAGCCTTTAACATAATTTTTTAGCACTATATCAACAATAGAGCTCCCTGCTGAGCATTCAAGACCTTTAGCATAAGGGCCTAAATAAATTAACTCTCCATACTCATCTAAAACTAATACTGCTGGCGTTGATGGAATAATATGACGTTGTTTATCTGAAAGTTCTATATTTCTTATTTCAAAACCATTCTCTATAGAATACTGATTAGTCGCTTTTTTATGATCTTCGCTATAAACAGCACAAGCGCAATCTTGACTGGTGAAATGTATGATAGTTTTCTTAGACAGCTTATTCTCTAATACTAAATCTGATTTTATTTTATTAACAATGCCCGCCGAATCTCCATTTAATCTGTTTTCTGGATCAAACAAGCTTAAGCTGTCATAGAGGAAATATTTGGCAGCAATCACAACAAAAATCAACCAAACAATAAAGACGATATATTGATATCGTCCCACATTATTATTTACTTGGCTCATTAAATTAGTAATTTATACAATTAAGAAAAGCGTTTCACACTATCATTCAGCACAAGAGCTGAGTGATTAATATGGTCTGATTCTTCTTTAAGTTGTTCTATACCTTTTACATCATCTAACGCAAGGTTTTTCATGTTCTCTGTATTCTGAGAAATACCATTAATCACGGAAGATTGTTCTTCAACTGAGGTAGCAACTAATGTGGCAATATCAGTTGAATTAGTAACCAAGGCAACAGCACTCAATATTTTTTCACTCGTCATTTCTGAGATTTTAATTATTGAATTTACCGCTTCAATACATTGGTGCATAGATTCTGTCGATGATTTAGAAGAGCGATTAAGTTTTATCAATGTATCGGTGATTTTATCGGTACTTTCCTTGGTTCGGTTAGCTAAAGCTCTAACTTCACCTGCAACTACAGCAAAACCTCTACCTTGCTCTCCTGCCCTAGCAGCTTCAATTGCTGCATTTAATGCCAATAAATTTGTTTGATCGGCAATACCAGTAATTTCATTCAATACAGTGGTAATCATTAAACTGGATTCTGCTAACGCTTCTATTTCGGTATTCGTTCGATTAAGTGATGAAGCAAGCTCATGATTATGTTGATTTATATTATTAATATTGCTGTTTGTTTCTTGCGTTAAGTCATTGACTTGATTCATTTGATCACTCAACTCTGCCGTTTCATTGGCAATTGAATTTATAGTGCCGACAATTTCGTCAATAGAAGAGGCTATCATGTCCGTTTCTTGCTTACGCGAAGCAGCAGATAGTGTTAATTCTGCTTGAGTTTTCAGTAAATTATTTGAATGGTCAACTAATTCACCGGTTTGATTTTTAACTTCAGTAATCACATTTTCGAGACGTGATAAAAGTTTATTAAAACTGCCTAATACTTTATTGCTTTTATCATTCGATCTAACGGATAAATCAATCGAGTCTTCGTGCGCGGTTAATTGTTCGGTTACTGTTGATAACTCTGTTCCAACAAAACTATCATCATATAAAGCTTTAGCAATAAACGCTGCAATAACAGCTTCGACTATCGCATAAACGGCATGAATAATAACGGTAGAAAACATCATCCTGTCTTGGTCAAAGATATATATAGGCATATTATTGCTTTGCATAAAATAAAATGAAAAATGATGAACAGCAATGACAATAATGGCTGAAATAAACACCCGCCAATCTCTAAAGATTACCAATATAGCCATTAAAATGAATATTTCGAAATGGACTTCGATCAAGCCGTTCAGTTGATGAATATGTAAAGCGGCATAGATCATCGCACCAATTGCTGCAGTATGTTTGGTTAATGTGGCTTCTGGCGCTGTTTTTATCAGCCACAAAACAATTAAAGTAGTAGGTAAACCTATAACAAGTGCTGCTAAGAAAGTATTGTAGACAAACGCTATCGCGAGTGATTCTAAAAAAAGAATTGAAAATAATGCTGTAAAAAGTTTACTTGTATTAGTCATAAATAATTACCTACTACCTACTCAAAAAATAAAAAATAAAAAATAAAAAATCATTTAATATAGTCAACTGTATAAATCCATATAAAACAAAGACCCAAATAGAACCTAATTAAAAATTTACGTTACTTTCAGTATAGAGTGTTTCTATAAAATGGAGAATACCTTCTTTTAAATAAAAAATTCTATTCTTGCCAATAAAATAAAAATACTTTATTCGGTTGTCGTAAATAACCCTTCGATTGCTATTAAAATTCAAGCCAATATATTTTCTTCGCTAATTAACTATGCCACTGCAAATAGCTTCAATAAGCAGGCCAAGTTTTCATTAACTATATTTCAAATTCGCCCTTGCTGCATTATAATAGCGACCTTAATAAATAGAATTTACACTTTAGGAATACAACATGCGCCCAAGCGGTAGAACATTAGGACAAATTCGTCCAGTAACTATAACTCGTCAATTCACTAGTCATGCAGAAGGTTCAGTATTAATTGAATTTGGCGATACCAAGGTTATTTGTACTGCCTCGGTTGAAGAAGGGGTACCGCGTTTTTTAAAGGGTAAAGGAAAAGGTTGGATTACCGCTGAATATGGTATGTTACCTCGCTCTACTCACACACGTATGCGCCGCGAAGCATCTACAGGTAAACAAAGTGGTCGCACGTTAGAGATTTCTCGCCTAATTGCCCGTGCTTTACGTGCTGCTGTAGATTTAAAAGCTTTAGGCGAAAATACAATTTCTGTTGACTGTGATGTTATTCAGGCCGACGGTGGCACTCGAACAGCTTCTATTACAGGTGCTTGTGTAGCACTTGTTGATGCGCTTAACTATATGCGCGCCAAAGATATTATTAAAACTAATCCACTTAAACATATGATTGCCGCTGTATCTGTTGGTATTTATAAAGGTGAGCCAGTATCTGATTTAGATTATGCTGAGGATTCAAATGCTGAAACCGATATGAATGTTGTTATGACTGACACAGGTAAGTTAATTGAAGTTCAAGGTACAGCTGAAGAAGAACCTTTTAGCTTTGAAGAAATGCAAGCGATGTTAAGTCTTGCTAAAAACAGTATTAATGAGTTATTTGAATTACAAAAAGCAGCTTTAATTTAAGGCGCTTGGTTAATTTAAATCACTGAATTCAAGCCACATGTCAGTAGGAAAGAATAAAATGAAAGATTATCAACGTGACTTTATTGAGTTTGCTTTAGAAAAACAAGTATTACGTTTTGGCGAATTTACTTTAAAGTCTGGCCGCACCAGCCCGTATTTTTTTAACGCAGGTTTATTTAAAACCGGTGGTGATTTAGCTCGTTTAGGACGTTTTTATGCTGCAGCATTAGTCGATGCTAAAATTGATTTTGATCTAGTATTTGGTCCCGCATATAAAGGTATTCCTATTGCTACAACAACGACTGTTGCATTGTTTGATCACCATAACGTAGATGTTCCTTATTGCTTTAACCGTAAAGAAGCAAAAACGCATGGCGAAGGTGGTTCATTAGTAGGTGCTGAGCTAAAGGGTAAAATAATGTTAGTTGATGATGTTATTACTGCAGGTACTGCTATTCGTGAATCTATGGAAATTATTAAAAGCCATAATGCTGAACTGTCGGGTGTATTAATTGCGCTTGATCGCCAAGAAAAAGGACAAGGTGAATTATCTGCTATTCAAGAAGTTGAACGTGACTTTGGCACGCAGGTTATTTCAATTGTAACGTTGGCCGATGTAGTAACCTTCCTTGAAGAAAAGTTGGCAACTAACTCGGAACATGCTCAAAACACTAAGTCTGAGCTAACAGCTAGCTTGGCTAGTATTACTCAATATCGCCAAGCTTACGGTATTTGATTTTTTAGCCATTTAGTAAAAAAAAAAGCCTACACATCTGTAGGCTTTTTATATTTTAATGAGCGGGGTTCTTAACGACTTACCAACAATAGCTACATACAGAGTTAACGGTGTAATTACGCTGTAAGTTCAAAGTTGTATGTTGGAGCCTTTTCATAGGCTTTTGTTATATTGGAATAAAAGCTTTCTATTCTTAATGAACGCTGAGTAATAACGTCAGATTGACTATTTGACGATGAAGTTTCTATTACCGCAGTGTTATCACTTTCTTTAGTATTACTTGTTGTTTTCGCTGCGTCTTCTTCATTGGCTAACTTTACCAATAATTCTGATTGTGCTGTAAGTATTTGCTGCGTGGCAGCGCTTGCTACACTTCTATCTTGTGCTGAAGGACTCGCAGGGGCTAAAGCCGCTGAGTACACTTTTTGCATTTTAGTAATCGTTGCCCGAGGATCACCACTCACCGGCGCTACATCAACCGAGACTTCTCCCGATACCGCATACTTTTTACCATCAGGTCCTTGTTCGTAAGAATAGCTTGGTGAACCTGCAATAGAACCACCTACAGCAGCATGTGCAGCTTCATGCGTTCGAACTTCTTGATCTCTTGCCTTTAGCTCACTAATAACTCTTTCTTGTTCTAAGACTTGTTCGGGGGTTTGATCTTCATTACCATCAACCGAGTCTCCAACGTCTGATTTGGACGCATCTTGCGATTCAGTAGTTTGCTCGTTTGCTTGTTCTTGTTCTGTATGGCCCTGATCATTTTGCCCGGTAATACTTGAATTTGCTAACTCTGCTTGTTCTGTAATACTAGCAAAATCAATATCAGCATTATTTTGAGCGGGTGTTCTACCACGCTCTTTATCAGATGCGACCCCTTTCTCTGCTGATGACTGACTGGTCGCAGCTGGTTGGGTGATAACTTCACGTTGGTTATTTTCACGGCGCAAGCTTTCTGTGTGCGGATTAAGCACAGTTGGTATAGATAAATTTGGTACTTGCGGGGTAATGTTCATAATTAAATTATTCGAGACAGTTAATAATTTACAAGCAACTCAACGTTTAGTGAATATTTGTTAAGTTACGCGGTTACGTCAAGTAATGTTCCTAAGCTTTCATCTGCAGTTTTTATCACTTCAGTTGCAGACTTAGCTTGATATTCGGCAACTTTCAATTCAACTATTGATTGATTTAATTCAGGTACTTTATTCGCATTATTAAATGACTCACTACTGAATGTAGCAGTATTTTGACCATTCACTTCACTGATAGAAGAATCATGGGCTGCAGTGGTTTCAGCAACAATATCTACCGCTGCTTGATTTGCCATCTCAGTGGCTTTTTGAAAGCCTTGTAAACCAGAATTAAATGCTGATTGAATTTCCATTAAATCTACCTCTCTAGATCTTATAATAACCTTATTTACACTGACTAATTATTAACCAAAACACTAAAAAAGTAAAGTTAATTTGGTTTAACAAAATTAACTTCTAGCCGATTAATAAGCCAGTGAGTAAGTACTACTGTAAAATCATCAAGATGTGAAATAAATGGAGCATGAGAAGCCTGTTTAAAACGATGAAAGTCACTGGCAGGCGCCAGTTGTGCAACTTTATCAATGACAGCCTTAGGAACAAGACTATCCGCGTCACCATATAAACGAAGAAATGGTTGCGTTATGCTGCTTAGTTGCTGTCTATAATCACTACTTTCTAACAATATTAATGACTGCTCAAGTGTTGTTTTATTTGCCATATCATATTGAAAAACTAACTCACTAATTTTATTAATATCTTGGCGAATATGTGGACTTCCCATAGCTTGAATTTTTAAAAAGTTAGTAATAGTTTTCTGGATATCCACTTGTAATTGATGATGAAAACTATCAAGAACCTTTGCCTTAATACCTGGCCATATCAATTGTTTTTCTTCTTTTTCTTGACCTTTTTCTTCCAAAAAATAGGGAGAACTGGCAATCGTCACTAAACCGATTACTTTTTCCGGATAGTTTATTGCCATTTCAGTGGCAATTAATCCGCCTAAAGACCAACCTAAGTAAACGGCGGACTCTGTAACGGTATTGGCAATATACTGACAAATATTATCTATCGAATAAGGATTTATTTTTTTGTTAACATTATTACCAAAACCGGGCAAATCAATGGTTATTATATTAAAATCATTAAAAAAGCTATCAGGCAAACTATCTATAAAGGGTTGCCATACTGCTGAATTTAATCCCCAACCATGAAGGAGCACCAAAGAAATTTTTTTATGGCAAATTGAAGGTTGTGTCTTAGGAAAAATGGAAATATTGAGAGTTTCTGCCATGCTTATCCTTAGTAGAATTAATGAATGCGCTTTATTTTACAAAATGGAAACTAGCAATGGAATGGAAAAAAAGAGCACAAACACTCTATCAATATCTTTTATCCAAACTTGGTCAATGCGATTTATGTGGTAATTGCTTGCACGACTCAAGTCTCACCCAACAAACATTACTATGTTCATCGTGTCTTGCTGATTTACCACTTTTTGATCAAGCGATTATTCAAGGTGATTTACTTAATTGGCCAGCAATAAATAAAGGATTACCAAAAATAAATTTTGACCATTTAATTTGTCTTTCACCTTATTTACCTCCTTTCACTCATTGGTTACCCCAACTAAAATATCAAGGACGATTTGAACTTGCCACGCTATTAGCAAACTTACTTGCACAGCAATGGGAAAAACAAAAATTAACAGAGTTAATAGCACCTGTAGATCTCATTCTAAGCGTTCCTTTGCATATTAATAAGTGGCAGGTTCGTGGTTACAATCAAGCTCATTTACTTGCAAAACCTTTGGCCCAATCTTTACAATTACCTTACGATGAATTTGCCTTAATTCGCACTCAGAACAATACTAGCCAAGTTGGAAAAACCGGTAAAGAAAGGCGCAAGACTTTAGCCAATGCTTTTACATTAGCTAAAGAATTACCAGGTAATACCAAACATATTATTATAGTTGATGACGTGCTTACTACTGGCAGTACGGCCAATGAAATCAGCAAAATATTAAAACGCGTTGGTGTTAATGAAGTAACTATTGTAGCGGTTTGCTTGACCTTACCTAATACAAATAATTAATCCATGCTTACCTTGTTGGTGTATTAAACGCTTTAGCAAAAAATAAGCTATTCGCCAATAATTTTGCGCTGCCCAACCAATAACCACGAAAGGCTAATACATCAGCCGTAGCAATAACACGACCTTGCCCATAATTATGCGCAACAAGCGCTGAGTTATCCGCGATAAGATTAACTAAGTTATCATCTGTATAACCGCTTAGCAGTGGAGATTTATTATATTTTGCGACCGTAAGAAAAGGTTGCTGTCTTGAATTCATAATTAAAGTGCTATTTCTAAATAAGGGTAACTTCTTATCAGTATAGCCAAAAGCAAGAGGATGCGATGTATCAAGCTCTGTAGCAAAAATAGCACCAGCTATACGTTTTTTCGCACTAAGTTGTTCTTTGTCTTGATAAGTTAGTCCTTGGCTATTAAATAATTGATCAATCTCTTGTTTCCCTACAAAGTTAACAGATAATATATTTTGTTTAGCTAGCCATTGTGCGCCACTTTTTTGAGCAAAAACGACCCCCCCTTGTTTTAGCCATTTTTTCAATTGGCTAACATGACTATCTGAAAGAACTTTATAATCACCATTAA
The sequence above is a segment of the Colwellia sp. 20A7 genome. Coding sequences within it:
- the bioH gene encoding pimeloyl-ACP methyl ester esterase BioH, encoding MAETLNISIFPKTQPSICHKKISLVLLHGWGLNSAVWQPFIDSLPDSFFNDFNIITIDLPGFGNNVNKKINPYSIDNICQYIANTVTESAVYLGWSLGGLIATEMAINYPEKVIGLVTIASSPYFLEEKGQEKEEKQLIWPGIKAKVLDSFHHQLQVDIQKTITNFLKIQAMGSPHIRQDINKISELVFQYDMANKTTLEQSLILLESSDYRQQLSSITQPFLRLYGDADSLVPKAVIDKVAQLAPASDFHRFKQASHAPFISHLDDFTVVLTHWLINRLEVNFVKPN
- a CDS encoding ComF family protein, with protein sequence MEWKKRAQTLYQYLLSKLGQCDLCGNCLHDSSLTQQTLLCSSCLADLPLFDQAIIQGDLLNWPAINKGLPKINFDHLICLSPYLPPFTHWLPQLKYQGRFELATLLANLLAQQWEKQKLTELIAPVDLILSVPLHINKWQVRGYNQAHLLAKPLAQSLQLPYDEFALIRTQNNTSQVGKTGKERRKTLANAFTLAKELPGNTKHIIIVDDVLTTGSTANEISKILKRVGVNEVTIVAVCLTLPNTNN
- a CDS encoding putative metalloprotease CJM1_0395 family protein, whose translation is MNITPQVPNLSIPTVLNPHTESLRRENNQREVITQPAATSQSSAEKGVASDKERGRTPAQNNADIDFASITEQAELANSSITGQNDQGHTEQEQANEQTTESQDASKSDVGDSVDGNEDQTPEQVLEQERVISELKARDQEVRTHEAAHAAVGGSIAGSPSYSYEQGPDGKKYAVSGEVSVDVAPVSGDPRATITKMQKVYSAALAPASPSAQDRSVASAATQQILTAQSELLVKLANEEDAAKTTSNTKESDNTAVIETSSSNSQSDVITQRSLRIESFYSNITKAYEKAPTYNFELTA